In Candidatus Nealsonbacteria bacterium, the sequence TTAGTAAAAACTAAAGGAAAACCAAAAGAGCAACAGAGTTCCACCATATTTACTCCAGCTGCTACTATTGCTGTCCCCAATATAGTTATAGACAAGGAAGTTTCTCTTTTGGAAATGGTTTCCATTTTTTCAAATAGTTTCCTCTCAAATCTCACAAAAACACCTTCTTTTACAGAGCCAACCTCGCACAATTTACAAATTATGCCGTGGAAATAATCTTTTAATAAAAAGAGAGCGAAGATCGCAATAATCCCCCCAACTAAATTAGTTATGAACTTTATGTGAGATAGAACTAAGAATAAATTCAGCCAAGCAGAAATGAATAAAAAGTAAACTATTCCTGAAACCAAAATAAAAGTTCCTCCAATCAAAAACACTCTTTCTCTAATTCCGGTTGAAATCAAAACAGTAAGTAAAAATCCCAAAGCTACCATAGCACAAGCATTAAAGCCATCCAAAGCTCCTAAAACTATGGATAGAGCTAAGGGAGAAAATTTTGAAAGAGAAATTTCGCCGAAAATTGGAAGAGAAATTTTATGTTCGTCTGATGGAGGCTCATGTGGAGGCTGAGAAATTTCTTCTATTAATCCCAAAACATAATTTTCAATATCATTACCTATTTCTTGAGAAAAACCCAAAAAATAACGCTCTCCAATAAAGGTTATTGGTACATATCCTTGAACCTCTCGAGCCACTTCATAAACCTGATACATTTCTTTTAACAAATCCACATTTTCTTTTTCAAAAATGCCATATTCTTTAAGTTCAATCTCTGAATATTTATTTGCTAATTCCTCCAGAAATATCTTTTTTGAGGCACAATTAAGGCAGGTATAACTAAAGAAAAAATTAATTTCTATTTTTTCTTGTGCCTGAGTGAAATTAAACGCAGTTAACAGCAAACAAGAAAGCAAAATAACTAAGACTTTTTCTTTCATATTTTGATAAATTATTAATTATTTTTATTGAGGAAGAATACAAAAAGAAGAAATAATAGCCACAATTTATATACATTTATTATAATCAAAGTCTAATAAACGACCTTTTGAATAAAGTTCAACTAATTTTCTTGAATAAGGAATTTCTTTTTCAACGCTCACACCAAATTTCTTGGTGATGGGGTAAATTTTTTTCTTATCACCCAAGTTTGCTTGATTTAAAATTACCTTAGCTGGCACTTTGAGTTTTTGGCACAAATCCAGAATTAAATTCAAGTCGTGGGCTCCCATTGGGGTAGGTTCCGTAACAGCATAAGCTAAATCACAATCCAATAAAGCTGAAATTACCGGACAATGGGTACCGGGAGCTGTATCAAATAAAATGAAATCTGCTTTTTGTTTTTTAGCAAAATCTAAAGCAAATTTTTTAGTCTTAGCAACAATGGGTCCTGTTTCCTCTACTCCAGGATTAGATAGTCCTGAAATTAACCAAAAATTATTTTTTATTCGATTTACAAAAATCTGACCTACTTTTTCTTTTCTTGACATTATAGCTCCGTAAGGACAAACTATCCAGCATGCTCCGCAAGAAGAACACAATTCTTTAATAAATATTGGAAATTTCTTTGGTGGCTGAAACACAGCGTTACTCCTGCAGGTCTTTACACATAATCCACATTTTTTGCATTTTTGTTTAATTAATCTGGGATATTCAGCATAAACATTTTTT encodes:
- a CDS encoding ATP-binding protein, with amino-acid sequence MGKIKKFAITGGKGGTGKSTFSILMASQLIRKKQRVILCDCDVECPNDYLLLGQKLKKVRKNVYAEYPRLIKQKCKKCGLCVKTCRSNAVFQPPKKFPIFIKELCSSCGACWIVCPYGAIMSRKEKVGQIFVNRIKNNFWLISGLSNPGVEETGPIVAKTKKFALDFAKKQKADFILFDTAPGTHCPVISALLDCDLAYAVTEPTPMGAHDLNLILDLCQKLKVPAKVILNQANLGDKKKIYPITKKFGVSVEKEIPYSRKLVELYSKGRLLDFDYNKCI